In 'Nostoc azollae' 0708, the following are encoded in one genomic region:
- a CDS encoding TMEM165/GDT1 family protein, translated as MKLDSAPLGISHTQTQPELTEIIDYPLQPVIKDTSKKQDSALVVFGTTFITIFLAEIGDKTQLSTLLMSAESHAPWVVFIGSGTALITTSLLGVLLGGWIASKLSPKTVEKSTGVMLLLISVMLFWDVFISH; from the coding sequence GTGAAACTTGACTCTGCACCTCTGGGCATATCTCACACTCAAACCCAGCCAGAACTAACAGAAATTATCGATTATCCACTTCAGCCTGTCATTAAGGATACTTCCAAAAAACAGGACTCAGCATTGGTGGTGTTTGGTACAACCTTCATCACCATCTTTCTGGCAGAAATTGGTGATAAAACTCAGCTATCCACTCTGTTAATGAGTGCAGAATCTCATGCACCTTGGGTAGTGTTCATTGGTTCGGGAACTGCACTGATCACAACCAGCCTTTTAGGTGTGCTTTTAGGTGGCTGGATAGCGAGTAAACTCAGTCCTAAAACTGTAGAAAAATCCACTGGGGTTATGTTGCTGTTAATTTCTGTGATGCTATTTTGGGATGTGTTTATTAGTCATTAG
- a CDS encoding TM0106 family RecB-like putative nuclease, protein MLINAELLLQYQRCKRRPFLDTHGDYNQRDVSHELLVKVQQDKFTHQQSVLENLEYHQPNYPSGNWQAGAAATIELMQQGVDVIHRGVLLANYAEKYTLLSRPDLLVKQPGISSFGDCVYVPVDIQLGKRPKQEYQVIAAFHAEIVGALQEVSLDTAWLILRNKDLTYVVDLDKWTLPMLEILAEYVQVIESPEAPEVFIARQKCNLCHWYNHCYAIAQSQQHLSLLPGVTPIRYTQLQALSTTTLEALVNTSPRTLETLVGFDTEVASKLIVQAQSTFTKRPLILPYALPLENLTFTAPIEIYFDIEAQPDLNLNYLLGVLVVDRQSNREQFYSFLAETPTQEAFIWQQFLDLVWQYPQAPIYHFCAYEVDTVKKLGRLYRTPHSSVSPVLKRFVDIYEQLTQSVALPIESYALKVIARWLGFEWRDPEATGAKCIYWYDQWLEIGDHTLLELIQRYNEDDCRATLTVKNWLVDFFQNEHTKRLA, encoded by the coding sequence ATGTTAATCAATGCTGAACTCCTGTTACAATACCAACGCTGTAAACGGCGGCCTTTTTTAGATACTCATGGTGACTATAACCAGCGAGATGTTTCTCATGAGTTGTTGGTGAAAGTGCAACAAGACAAATTCACTCATCAACAAAGTGTGTTGGAAAATTTAGAGTATCATCAACCTAATTATCCTTCAGGAAACTGGCAAGCTGGAGCAGCAGCAACTATAGAATTGATGCAGCAAGGGGTTGATGTCATTCATCGCGGTGTGTTATTAGCCAATTATGCAGAAAAATACACCTTACTGAGTCGTCCAGATTTACTTGTTAAACAGCCAGGAATATCCAGTTTTGGAGACTGCGTTTATGTTCCCGTAGATATACAACTAGGTAAACGTCCCAAACAAGAATATCAAGTTATCGCTGCGTTTCATGCAGAAATTGTAGGAGCATTACAGGAAGTATCTCTGGATACTGCTTGGTTGATTTTGCGGAACAAGGACTTAACCTATGTGGTGGATTTAGATAAGTGGACACTACCAATGCTGGAGATATTAGCGGAGTATGTGCAGGTAATTGAATCACCAGAAGCACCAGAGGTATTTATTGCCCGTCAAAAATGTAATCTATGTCACTGGTATAATCATTGTTATGCGATCGCCCAATCACAGCAACATCTCTCCCTTTTACCTGGTGTAACACCGATTCGTTACACTCAACTGCAAGCATTATCCACTACCACTTTAGAAGCACTTGTTAACACCAGTCCCAGGACTTTAGAAACCCTGGTTGGGTTTGATACAGAAGTAGCATCTAAACTCATAGTACAAGCCCAATCAACATTCACAAAACGCCCTCTAATTTTACCCTACGCCCTACCGCTCGAAAACCTGACATTTACAGCCCCCATCGAGATATATTTTGATATTGAGGCACAACCAGATTTAAACTTAAATTACTTGTTAGGGGTTTTGGTGGTTGATAGACAAAGTAACAGAGAACAGTTTTATTCATTTTTAGCAGAAACACCAACCCAAGAAGCATTTATTTGGCAGCAATTTCTGGATTTAGTGTGGCAATATCCCCAAGCACCAATTTATCATTTTTGTGCTTACGAAGTTGATACAGTCAAAAAACTAGGAAGACTTTACCGCACACCTCACTCCTCAGTCAGTCCCGTGCTCAAGCGTTTCGTAGATATTTATGAACAATTAACCCAAAGCGTAGCTTTACCAATAGAAAGTTATGCATTAAAAGTGATCGCACGTTGGTTAGGATTTGAGTGGCGTGATCCAGAAGCTACTGGCGCAAAATGTATTTATTGGTATGATCAATGGTTAGAAATAGGCGATCATACCTTACTAGAATTAATCCAACGCTACAACGAAGATGACTGTCGCGCCACCCTCACAGTTAAAAACTGGCTAGTAGACTTTTTCCAAAACGAACACACCAAAAGATTAGCGTAA
- a CDS encoding GAF domain-containing protein: MSPQQANLEESTDVIISSNNNETYKLQSNSSPVVSLATRKGTISQFLAPLTQDSFKQVVQEVEHKLKIVNETLSMLDYQGFETILQEMLHSITLKTGELLGADRTTIFLLDQEKQELWSILAEGESKRPLEIRIPANKGIAGEVAILKKVVNIPFDFYNDERSKFAQEQDRRNGYRTYTILALPLLNENGELVAVVQLLNKLNYLQNPHDPLPQRIDNKGFSSSDEKLFQDFAPSIRLILESSRSFYIATQKQRAAAALIKAIRSLSQSSLDLEDTLKRVMDEAKELMNAYRSTLWLIDKERNELWTKITQDNGTTQELRVPIGKGFAGIVAASGKTLNIPFDLYEHPDSETAKSMDKQTNFRTCSLLCMPVFNSDQELIGVTQLVNKKKTGDFPPYNPANWPDAPECFQASFDHNDEEFMEAFNIQAGVALQNAQLFARVKQQEQMQRDILRSLSNGVISSDKSGYIITANESAKRLLGFNTEERLEGKLVSDIVHIKEGDFSKWFTDALHATDVKDTQQYYPDRTLLTTTQEQHSVNLSLNSIANANDQNQVCGALVVMDDISDEKRLKSTMYRYMTQELAEELLKLDDAKLGGDRKEVTILFSDIRGYTTLTENMEAEQVVGMLNEYFESMVEAVFKHKGTLDKYIGDAIMAVFGSPLPLVEHARMAVETSLEMRHRLQELNQRREAANESKIKIGIGINSDIVISGNIGSSRRMEFTAIGDGVNLGSRLESVSKQYGCDIIISDNTYNFCHDSIWARELDFIRVKGRNEPVSIYELIGMHSDPISSTKQELIEYYHKGREYYLKRQFALAQTEFVKALTADNNDKASMLYLGRCQHWLQCPPSDTTWDDGVWTFNEK, from the coding sequence ATGTCACCGCAACAAGCAAATCTCGAAGAAAGCACAGATGTGATTATTAGTTCTAACAACAACGAAACTTACAAGTTACAAAGTAATTCTTCTCCAGTAGTGAGTTTGGCTACAAGAAAAGGAACTATTTCTCAATTTCTGGCTCCCTTGACTCAAGATAGCTTTAAACAAGTAGTTCAGGAGGTTGAGCATAAATTGAAAATTGTTAACGAAACCTTATCCATGTTGGATTATCAAGGTTTTGAAACAATTCTCCAAGAAATGCTGCATTCAATTACTCTGAAGACAGGGGAATTACTAGGAGCAGACCGGACAACAATATTTTTATTAGATCAGGAAAAACAAGAGTTATGGTCTATTTTAGCTGAAGGGGAAAGTAAGCGACCATTAGAAATTCGGATTCCAGCAAATAAGGGTATTGCTGGGGAAGTTGCTATTTTGAAAAAAGTAGTGAATATTCCTTTTGATTTTTATAATGATGAGCGATCTAAATTCGCTCAAGAACAAGATAGAAGAAATGGCTACCGCACTTATACGATTTTAGCGTTGCCCCTGTTAAATGAAAATGGAGAATTAGTCGCGGTGGTACAATTATTAAATAAATTAAATTACCTACAAAATCCCCATGATCCCCTGCCACAACGGATTGATAATAAGGGGTTTAGTAGCTCGGATGAGAAATTATTTCAAGATTTTGCTCCTTCAATTCGCCTCATTTTAGAGTCTTCTCGTTCTTTTTATATTGCTACTCAAAAACAAAGGGCAGCAGCGGCTTTGATAAAGGCAATTAGATCCTTAAGTCAAAGTAGTCTTGATTTAGAAGATACCCTAAAACGGGTTATGGATGAAGCAAAGGAACTGATGAATGCGTATCGCAGTACACTTTGGTTAATAGATAAAGAGCGCAACGAATTATGGACAAAAATTACTCAGGATAATGGCACGACTCAAGAGTTGCGAGTACCAATAGGTAAAGGCTTTGCAGGTATAGTTGCAGCCTCTGGGAAAACTTTAAATATTCCCTTTGATTTATATGAGCATCCAGACTCGGAAACGGCTAAATCTATGGATAAACAAACTAATTTTCGCACCTGTAGTCTCCTTTGTATGCCGGTGTTTAATAGCGATCAAGAATTAATTGGTGTTACCCAGTTGGTTAACAAGAAGAAAACTGGGGATTTTCCACCCTATAATCCTGCTAATTGGCCTGATGCCCCAGAATGCTTCCAAGCCAGTTTTGATCATAATGATGAAGAGTTCATGGAAGCTTTTAATATCCAAGCAGGGGTAGCATTACAAAATGCTCAATTGTTTGCTAGAGTCAAACAACAAGAACAAATGCAGCGGGATATTTTGCGGAGTCTTTCTAATGGGGTAATTTCTTCAGATAAGTCAGGATACATTATCACTGCTAATGAAAGTGCAAAACGTTTACTAGGATTTAATACTGAAGAACGTTTGGAAGGTAAACTGGTTAGTGATATTGTGCATATTAAAGAGGGAGATTTTAGCAAGTGGTTTACAGATGCTTTACACGCCACTGATGTCAAAGATACCCAGCAATATTATCCAGATCGTACACTCTTAACGACTACTCAAGAACAACACAGCGTTAATCTATCACTCAATTCAATTGCTAATGCTAACGACCAAAATCAAGTGTGTGGTGCATTAGTGGTAATGGACGATATTAGTGATGAAAAGCGTCTAAAAAGCACAATGTACCGTTACATGACTCAGGAGTTGGCAGAAGAACTGCTGAAATTAGATGATGCTAAACTGGGAGGCGATCGCAAAGAAGTTACTATTCTATTCTCGGATATTCGTGGCTATACCACTCTGACAGAAAATATGGAAGCTGAACAAGTAGTGGGTATGCTGAATGAATATTTCGAATCAATGGTAGAAGCTGTCTTTAAACATAAAGGCACTCTTGATAAATATATCGGTGATGCCATTATGGCTGTTTTTGGTTCTCCCCTACCCTTGGTAGAACATGCACGGATGGCAGTGGAAACTTCTCTAGAAATGCGTCATCGGTTACAAGAATTAAATCAGCGTCGAGAAGCTGCTAATGAGTCAAAAATCAAAATTGGCATTGGCATTAATTCTGATATCGTCATTAGCGGTAATATCGGCTCTAGTAGGCGGATGGAATTTACTGCTATTGGTGATGGTGTTAATCTTGGTTCTCGACTAGAAAGCGTCAGTAAACAGTATGGTTGCGATATTATTATCAGCGATAATACCTATAACTTCTGTCACGATAGTATTTGGGCTAGGGAACTTGATTTCATTCGTGTGAAGGGTAGAAATGAGCCAGTATCTATCTATGAGTTGATTGGAATGCATTCTGATCCTATTAGCTCTACTAAACAAGAATTAATTGAGTATTATCATAAAGGGCGAGAGTATTATCTGAAACGTCAGTTTGCACTTGCCCAAACCGAGTTTGTCAAAGCTTTAACTGCCGATAACAATGACAAAGCCTCTATGTTATATCTAGGTCGTTGTCAGCATTGGTTACAATGTCCCCCATCCGATACAACTTGGGATGATGGTGTTTGGACGTTTAATGAAAAATAA
- a CDS encoding transposase family protein codes for MPTFEVLGLHFGIWKTEAKDTFHYWLEILRNVFPASLFEQVEKYDSDYAMATQNKRQETKSCPPRVLLLNRSLDL; via the coding sequence ATGCCAACATTTGAGGTTTTAGGTTTGCATTTCGGTATATGGAAAACGGAAGCAAAGGACACATTTCATTACTGGCTAGAGATATTACGAAATGTGTTCCCTGCTAGTCTCTTTGAACAGGTAGAAAAATATGATAGCGATTATGCTATGGCGACTCAGAACAAAAGGCAGGAAACAAAGAGTTGTCCACCAAGGGTATTGTTGTTGAACAGGTCATTAGACTTGTAA
- a CDS encoding secondary thiamine-phosphate synthase enzyme YjbQ — translation MIHYQKLLRVTTTGKSFQNITSKIAAIVAESGVTTGLCTLFLRHTSASLVIQENADPDVLIDLANFMAKLVPEGNNYIHDAEGADDMPGHIRTVLTHTSETIPINNGYLVLGTWQGIYIWEHRQHNHSRELVVHISG, via the coding sequence ATGATACACTACCAAAAATTACTCAGAGTTACCACAACTGGTAAATCATTTCAAAACATTACCTCAAAAATTGCTGCTATTGTCGCAGAATCGGGGGTGACAACCGGGCTTTGTACATTATTTCTGCGTCACACTTCAGCCAGTTTAGTCATTCAAGAAAATGCTGATCCTGATGTGTTAATAGATTTAGCAAATTTCATGGCGAAATTAGTACCAGAAGGCAACAATTATATTCATGATGCCGAAGGTGCTGATGATATGCCAGGGCATATCCGCACAGTTTTAACTCATACTTCCGAAACTATTCCTATTAATAATGGTTATTTAGTTTTGGGAACATGGCAAGGTATTTATATTTGGGAACATCGTCAGCATAATCATTCCAGAGAGTTGGTAGTACATATTTCCGGATAG
- a CDS encoding aminopeptidase P N-terminal domain-containing protein, which produces MQTEYCQRREQLMARIGNGTAIFPSAPTAVMHNDVEYVYRQDSDFFYLTGFNEAQAVAVLAPHHEEHRFILFVQPKDREKEVWSGYRCGVDAAKEIYGADEAYPIAELDEKLPQYLEQADRIYYHLGRDRNFNATILKHYQSLLHTYPKRGTGPIAIEDTSTILHSLRLHKSKTELDLMRQAADIAVEAHNHALQITAPGRYEYEIQAEIEHIFRLRGGMGPAYPSIVAAGTNACVLHYIENNCQMQENELLLIDAGCAYGYYNSDITRTFPIGGKFTPEQKALYEIVLEAQKQATQQVQPGNPFTAPHNTAVRILTEGLVELGLLKGEIDKLIEEEKYKPFYMHRTSHWLGLDIHDVGVYQYGQNPQLLQPGQVLTIEPGLYIVPDTKPAEDQPDIDPRWVGIGIRIEDDVLVTADGHEVLTAGVPTEVKDVER; this is translated from the coding sequence ATGCAAACAGAATATTGTCAACGTCGTGAACAGTTAATGGCAAGAATTGGTAATGGTACAGCGATTTTCCCCAGTGCCCCCACAGCAGTAATGCACAACGATGTTGAGTATGTTTACCGTCAAGATAGTGATTTCTTTTACTTAACAGGTTTTAATGAAGCCCAAGCTGTTGCTGTACTAGCACCTCATCACGAAGAACATCGGTTTATTTTGTTTGTTCAACCCAAGGATCGGGAAAAGGAAGTTTGGAGTGGTTATCGTTGTGGAGTAGATGCAGCGAAGGAGATTTATGGTGCAGATGAAGCTTATCCCATTGCAGAGTTAGATGAAAAATTACCACAATATTTGGAACAAGCTGATCGCATTTATTATCATCTGGGACGCGATCGCAATTTTAATGCTACTATTCTTAAACATTATCAAAGCTTACTACATACCTATCCCAAACGAGGAACAGGACCCATTGCCATAGAAGATACCAGCACTATTTTACATAGCTTAAGACTACATAAAAGCAAAACCGAATTAGACTTAATGCGACAAGCAGCCGACATTGCAGTAGAAGCACACAACCACGCCTTACAAATTACCGCACCGGGACGTTATGAATATGAAATACAAGCAGAAATAGAACATATTTTCCGTCTGCGGGGTGGAATGGGTCCAGCTTATCCTTCCATTGTTGCAGCTGGGACAAATGCTTGCGTACTGCACTACATTGAAAATAATTGCCAGATGCAAGAAAATGAATTACTGCTAATTGATGCTGGTTGCGCTTATGGTTATTACAACTCCGACATTACCCGCACATTTCCCATTGGAGGTAAATTTACACCAGAACAAAAAGCCCTATATGAAATAGTATTAGAAGCACAAAAACAAGCCACACAACAAGTCCAACCAGGAAACCCCTTCACGGCACCTCATAATACCGCAGTCCGTATCCTCACAGAAGGTTTAGTAGAACTCGGTTTACTCAAAGGGGAAATTGACAAATTAATAGAAGAAGAAAAATATAAACCATTTTATATGCACCGCACCAGTCATTGGTTAGGGTTAGATATTCATGATGTCGGTGTTTATCAATATGGACAAAACCCACAACTTTTACAACCAGGTCAAGTGCTGACAATAGAACCAGGTCTTTATATTGTTCCCGACACCAAACCCGCAGAAGACCAACCAGACATTGACCCCCGCTGGGTAGGTATTGGGATTAGAATTGAAGATGATGTCTTAGTTACCGCAGATGGACATGAAGTATTAACTGCGGGAGTTCCTACAGAAGTAAAAGACGTAGAGAGATAA
- a CDS encoding TMEM165/GDT1 family protein → MDWNLLGISFITVFLSELGDKSQLAAIALSGRGQSRRGVFFGTAGALLLTSLLGALAGGAVSELFPTRVLKAIAAVGFAILAIRLLLPNTETESD, encoded by the coding sequence ATGGACTGGAATCTTTTAGGAATCAGCTTTATTACAGTTTTTCTTTCAGAACTAGGTGATAAAAGCCAATTAGCTGCGATCGCACTTTCTGGTCGTGGTCAATCCCGACGCGGTGTCTTTTTTGGCACAGCCGGAGCATTGCTATTAACTAGTTTGTTAGGCGCATTAGCTGGGGGGGCAGTATCAGAATTATTTCCAACACGGGTTTTAAAAGCAATCGCTGCTGTGGGATTTGCCATCCTCGCTATTCGTCTACTTTTACCCAACACTGAAACCGAATCAGATTAA
- a CDS encoding RAMP superfamily CRISPR-associated protein, translating to MTNIPKPKPRKPVPSQPPFHDDYTVKSTPKPYQFVSFPQERPRLQHPAGHDKFDKNRLHGTLFLNLIVKTSLHVSTGIAVPGNDIATRVPLIKTMVQGVDKHLTIQGSSLKGCIRSVYEAITNSTLAVVTSKCGDKIPSERLPCRNKQELCPASQVFGALNWQGLIKFNDAKCENMGFNIGFMPSLYRPRPEPGSAYFNTREKVAGRKFYYHTVRAIEKGQSQGIPVQQAAREYTFTTQLQFKNLTSEELGTLFIVLGQDANYPIALKIGGGKPIGMGTMTVELTQTKILQDFDDLRSHYSNYTPNNNHLLTGEALQKFIQTQIKTAYSRLVQLPQLQQLAEVLRYPTDREPPEGMY from the coding sequence ATGACTAATATACCAAAACCTAAACCACGAAAACCAGTACCTTCTCAACCTCCATTCCATGATGATTATACTGTAAAGAGCACACCAAAACCATATCAATTCGTTTCTTTTCCACAAGAAAGACCACGTTTACAACATCCTGCTGGACATGATAAATTTGATAAAAATCGTCTGCATGGAACCTTATTTTTAAATCTGATAGTTAAAACCTCACTTCATGTTTCTACTGGTATAGCTGTTCCTGGTAATGATATTGCAACTCGTGTACCTTTAATTAAGACAATGGTACAGGGAGTTGATAAACATTTGACAATTCAAGGAAGTTCTCTTAAAGGCTGCATTCGTTCAGTTTATGAGGCAATTACAAATAGTACCCTTGCAGTAGTTACATCAAAATGTGGAGATAAAATACCCAGTGAAAGATTACCATGTAGAAATAAACAAGAATTATGTCCTGCTAGTCAAGTATTTGGTGCTTTAAATTGGCAAGGATTAATTAAATTTAATGATGCTAAATGCGAAAATATGGGGTTTAATATAGGGTTTATGCCATCGTTGTATCGTCCCCGGCCTGAACCCGGAAGCGCGTATTTTAACACCAGAGAAAAAGTTGCTGGACGTAAGTTCTATTATCATACAGTTCGCGCTATTGAAAAAGGTCAAAGTCAAGGAATTCCAGTTCAACAAGCTGCTAGAGAATACACTTTTACAACTCAATTGCAATTTAAAAACCTGACATCTGAAGAATTAGGAACATTATTTATTGTTCTGGGACAAGATGCTAATTATCCCATAGCTTTAAAAATTGGTGGTGGTAAACCCATTGGGATGGGAACAATGACTGTAGAACTTACCCAAACTAAGATTTTACAAGATTTCGACGATTTGCGATCACACTACTCTAACTATACCCCTAATAACAATCATCTTCTCACAGGAGAAGCACTGCAAAAATTTATTCAAACCCAAATCAAAACTGCATATTCCCGACTCGTGCAACTTCCCCAACTCCAACAACTTGCTGAAGTTTTACGTTACCCCACCGACCGTGAACCACCAGAAGGAATGTATTAA
- a CDS encoding FG-GAP repeat domain-containing protein: MFENKSALSLDTSSWAKESLERTEVLTTSLNTSTTNRSSAVTVKDDESLFPEMPTDSLPTLPYVGSSNPNPNPYLTSAAIVPDFNGDGKTDKMWVNVQTGEILVRLMNGTQIIEQASLGQYDLNTWSYKTADFNSDNKTDFLLRNEQTGENVVVLMDGTKVATYLTLDRVDPGWTANIGDFNGDRKTDIFWHNGQTGQNAIWQMDGTTVTSATVLETTDLALTATIVDFDGNGKSDIFWRNNTTGENTAWFMDGSEATKYDLQSQDASWTTTLGDFNGDYKTDILWRNTASGENKIWTMNGVFVTEDTVNTLFSDWNAKIGDFNSDGKTDIFWHNATTGENTAWLMDGTNVSSEAFLPSNSVGLRASLGDFNGDGKTDVYWRDQETSADKIWNMDGTLATENLISDADKLTQEWYTA; this comes from the coding sequence ATGTTTGAGAATAAATCAGCCTTATCTTTAGATACAAGTAGTTGGGCGAAAGAATCCCTAGAAAGAACAGAAGTTTTGACAACATCTCTTAATACTTCAACTACTAATAGAAGTTCTGCTGTCACAGTAAAAGATGATGAATCACTATTTCCAGAAATGCCAACTGATTCCTTACCAACATTGCCATATGTTGGTAGTTCCAATCCCAATCCTAATCCTTATTTAACTAGTGCTGCTATTGTTCCTGATTTCAATGGTGATGGTAAAACAGATAAAATGTGGGTAAATGTACAAACAGGTGAAATTTTAGTTCGCCTGATGAACGGGACACAAATTATTGAACAGGCTTCTTTAGGTCAATATGACTTAAATACCTGGTCTTATAAAACTGCTGATTTCAACAGTGATAATAAAACCGACTTCTTGCTACGCAACGAACAAACTGGCGAGAATGTAGTTGTGTTAATGGATGGCACCAAGGTTGCTACTTACTTAACTTTAGATAGAGTTGATCCAGGTTGGACTGCTAATATTGGCGATTTTAATGGTGATCGCAAAACTGATATTTTCTGGCATAATGGACAAACAGGTCAGAACGCCATTTGGCAGATGGATGGTACAACCGTAACTAGTGCAACTGTTCTCGAAACCACAGATCTAGCCTTAACTGCAACCATCGTTGATTTCGACGGCAATGGCAAGAGTGACATTTTTTGGCGCAATAATACAACCGGTGAAAATACCGCTTGGTTCATGGATGGTAGCGAAGCCACCAAGTATGATTTACAATCACAGGATGCGTCCTGGACTACTACCCTTGGTGATTTCAACGGTGACTACAAAACAGATATTTTGTGGCGTAACACCGCAAGCGGTGAAAACAAAATTTGGACAATGAACGGCGTTTTCGTTACTGAAGATACCGTTAACACACTTTTCTCAGATTGGAATGCTAAAATTGGTGATTTCAACAGTGATGGTAAGACAGATATTTTCTGGCACAATGCTACAACTGGAGAAAATACTGCTTGGTTGATGGATGGTACAAACGTTAGTTCAGAAGCGTTTTTACCCAGCAATAGCGTCGGTTTGAGAGCATCTCTTGGTGATTTCAACGGCGATGGTAAAACCGATGTCTACTGGAGAGACCAAGAAACCAGTGCAGACAAAATCTGGAATATGGATGGAACTCTAGCAACTGAGAATCTTATATCTGATGCAGATAAGTTGACTCAAGAATGGTATACAGCATAA